A part of Cervus elaphus chromosome 11, mCerEla1.1, whole genome shotgun sequence genomic DNA contains:
- the LOC122703047 gene encoding olfactory receptor 1L1 translates to MGRTNITQPTEFILLGLSSRPEDQKPLFAMFLPIYLITVIGNLLIILTIRSNTHLQTPMYFFLSVLSFVDICYVTVIIPKMLANFLSETKIISYGECLTQMYFFIAFGNTDSYLLAAMAIDRYVAICNPLHYITIMNHRRCVLLLVLSFCIPHLHSLLHILLTNQLIFCASNVIHHFFCDDQPVLKLSCSSHFVKEITVMTEGLAIIMTPFSCIIISYLRIFITVLKIPSAAGKCKAFSTCGSHLTVVTLFYGSISYVYFKPLSNYTVKGRIATIVYTILTPMLNPFIYSLRNKDMKQGLMKLMHRVKGQ, encoded by the coding sequence ATGGGAAGAACTAACATAACACAGCCTACCGAATTCATCCTCCTGGGACTCTCCTCTCGACCTGAAGATCAGAAGCCACTCTTTGCCATGTTTCTCCCCATCTACCTCATCACAGTGATAggaaacctgctcatcatcctgACCATCCGCTCAAACACTCACCTCCAGacacccatgtactttttcctgagTGTCCTCTCATTTGTTGACATTTGCTATGTGACTGTCATCATCCCCAAGATGCTAGCAAACTTCTTATCAGAGACAAAGATCATCTCTTATGGTGAGTGTTTGACTCAGATGTACTTCTTTATTGCTTTTGGAAATACAGACAGTTACCTGCTGGCAGCCATGGCCattgaccgctatgtggccatctgcaaccCCCTCCACTACATCACCATCATGAACCACAGACGCTGTGTCTTGCTCCTGGTCCTCTCCTTCTGCATTCCACACCTCCACTCTCTCTTGCATATTCTCCTGACCAACCAACTCATCTTCTGTGCCTCCAATGTCATTCACCACTTTTTCTGTGATGACCAACCAGTGCTAAAATTGTCCTGTTCCTCCCATTTTGTCAAGGAAATCACAGTCATGACAGAAGGATTAGCCATCATAATGACCCCCTTTTCATGCATCATCATCTCTTATTTGAGAATCTTCATTACTGTTCTGAAGATCCCTTCAGCTGCTGGGAAATGCAAAGCATTTTCCACCTGTGGCTCTCACCTCACAGTGGTGACCCTGTTTTATGGAAGCATCAGCTATGTCTATTTCAAGCCCCTGTCCAACTATACAGTCAAAGGTAGAATAGCAACAATTGTCTACACCATACTGACTCCAATGCTAAACCCATTTATCTATAGCCTACGAAACAAAGACATGAAGCAGGGCTTGATGAAACTCATGCACAGAGTGAAAGGTCAATAA
- the LOC122703168 gene encoding olfactory receptor 1L1-like — translation MRWDNISSPSEFILLGLSSRPEDQKPLFVLFVTIYLVTLMGNLIIILAIYSDIHLQTPMYFFLKSLSFVDICYTTVIIPKMLINFLSEAKTILYSECMTQTYFCLSFGNVDSYVLGAMAIDRYVAICKPFHYITIMSYKCCVLLLIISLTIPFLHSLLHVHLLNQLTFCASNIIHHFFCELKAMLKLSCSSTYVNEIVIKTEGLSVVMAPFMCVIISYLRILTTVLKIPSTAGKYKAFSTCGSHLTVVSLFYGSISYVYLQPLNSYTVKDRIATVIYTMLTSMLNSFIYSLRNKDLKQGLGKLIGRIKSQ, via the coding sequence atgagatgGGACAACATATCAAGTCCTTCTGAATTTATCCTACTGGGGCTCTCCTCTAGGCCTGAGGACCAGAAGCCTCTATTTGTCCTCTTTGTTACTATCTACCTGGTCACTCTGATGGGAAACCTTATCATTATCCTGGCCATCTATTCAGATATTCACTTACagacccccatgtacttctttctgAAAAGCCTGTCCTTTGTTGATATTTGCTACACAACAGTTATTATTCCAAAAATGCTGATAAACTTCTTATCAGAGGCAAAGACCATCCTCTATAGTGAGTGCATGACCCAGACATACTTCTGCCTCTCCTTTGGTAATGTAGATAGTTACGTCCTAGGGGCCATGGCCattgaccgctatgtggccatatGCAAACCCTTTCATTACATCACCATCATGAGCTATAAATGTTGTGTCCTTCTACTGATAATCTCCCTCACCATCCCATTTCTTCACTCACTCCTCCATGTCCACTTGCTGAATCAACTCACCTTCTGTGCTTCCAACATTATccatcatttcttctgtgaactCAAGGCAATGCTGAAGTTGTCCTGCTCATCTACATATGTCAATGAGATAGTGATCAAGACAGAAGGACTGTCTGTGGTGATGGCCCCCTTTATGTGCGTCATTATCTCTTATCTGAGGATTCTCACCACTGTTCTGAAGATCCCTTCAACTGCTGGGAAGTATAAGGCCTTCTCTACCTGTGGCTCCCACCTCACCGTGGTGAGCCTGTTTTATGGGAGCATCAGCTATGTCTATCTCCAACCGCTGAACAGCTACACTGTCAAGGATCGGATAGCAACAGTTATCTACACTATGTTAACTTCCATGTTGAACTCTTTCATCTACAGTCTGAGAAACAAAGATTTGAAACAGGGCTTGGGGAAACTGATAGGTAGGATAAAGTCACAATGA
- the LOC122702525 gene encoding olfactory receptor 1B1, translating to MGCAPNASHSPVFLLLVFSGAEVPPIVLFVLFLAIYLTTMMGNVTLVLLISRDSRFQSPMYYLLRGLSVIDMGLSTAILPQLLAHLVTHDPAIPAARCLAQFFFFYVFGVTDTLVISVMALDRYMAICDPLHYHSMMNRQCCARLLALCWVVSVVHTMLHVGLLLPLSWPADAEGNVRLLHFFCDHRPLLRASCSDIHPNELAIFLEGGFLMMGPCALIVLSYVHIGATILRLPSAAGRRRAVSTCGSHLTMVGFFYGTIIWVYFQPPSQNSQDQDMVASVMYTSITPLANPFVYSLRNKDVKSALHRLLRGGRVAS from the coding sequence ATGGGCTGTGCCCCTAATGCTTCACATTCCccagttttcttgcttctcgtgttcTCAGGAGCTGAAGTCCCCCCCATTGTCCTCTTTGTCCTATTCCTGGCTATTTACCTGACCACGATGATGGGGAATGTGACTTTAGTGCTGCTCATCTCCCGGGACTCCAGGTTCCAATCACCTATGTACTATCTGCTCCGAGGTCTCTCGGTGATAGACATGGGGCTGTCCACAGCGATTCTGCCCCAGTTGCTGGCCCATCTGGTCACTCATGACCCAGCCATTCCTGCTGCCCGCTGCCTGGCTCAGTTCTTCTTCTTCTATGTGTTTGGCGTTACAGACACACTTGTTATTTCTGTCATGGCTCTGGATCGATACATGGCCATCTGTGACCCTCTGCACTATCATTCAATGATGAATCGCCAATGCTGTGCCCGCTTACTGGCCTTGTGTTGGGTGGTGTCTGTGGTGCACACCATGCTGCATGTGGGACTCCTCTTGCCTCTCTCCTGGCCTGCGGATGCTGAAGGCAATGTTCGCCTTCTCCACTTCTTTTGTGACCACCGACCACTTTTGCGAGCCTCTTGCTCTGACATCCATCCCAATGAGCTGGCCATATTCTTGGAGGGAGGCTTCCTCATGATGGGCCCTTGTGCCCTCATTGTACTCTCCTATGTCCACATTGGGGCCACCATCCTACGTTTGCCCTCAGCAGCCGGTCGCCGCCGTGCAGTCTCCACCTGCGGGTCCCATCTCACCATGGTTGGCTTTTTCTATGGCACCATCATCTGGGTCTACTTCCAGCCTCCTTCCCAGAACTCTCAGGACCAGGACATGGTGGCTTCTGTGATGTACACGTCCATTACACCTTTGGCCAACCCTTTTGTGTACAGCCTTCGCAACAAGGATGTCAAGAGTGCACTCCATAGGCTGCTTAGAGGAGGGAGGGTGGCCTCCTGA